Proteins found in one Acidimicrobiales bacterium genomic segment:
- a CDS encoding DEAD/DEAH box helicase produces the protein MSAAERTFQLDRFQLDAIEHLDAGRSVIVSAPTGSGKTVVAEHAIDRAVSEGKRAFYTTPIKALSNQKYRDLAQRIGTSRVGLLTGDNAINPDADVVVMTTEVLRNMLYEGRNLDELAFVVLDEVHYLEDSFRGPVWEEVILHLPAHVALVCLSATVSNSDEVGGWLESVRGPTGIVVETKRPVELTNLYAVGDRRGDRLHVIPTLVDGRPNPEGDRFDPDLRRGRGDNRKKKRPPWRTPTRLELLDELEDKDLLPVIWFVFSRKGCDEAAATVRRAGVRFTDKDEARRIRIIAEDRLAGLDPGDLALLDTAGWLDRLERGIASHHAGLVPAFKEAVEICFAEGLVRVVFATETLALGVNLPARSVVIDKLSKFTGEHHELLTPAQFTQLTGRAGRRGIDERGHAIVPWSPFTQFDQVSALAGSKAFRLRSAFQPTYNMAVNLLQRLEPDAARALLARSFAQYQADAGVARLEARLVRERAKLESLRAEVAAAFGDEPADEPAQSDPAAIADAVSRLRPGDVVIDDNGDRLAVLGVSWRKGGRARMRLVTQSAHEIRWELAELDEAPLTVGHIDLPQPMAPERIDYRQEVATLLRRARGGGGARRQRRTRPRNDPRATLTRLEQEVVHLERKARRDKGSVARRFDAICEVLRSRGHLDDWTVTRSGIMLGRVYHESDLLIAEAIDGGHLDGLEPPALASLVSCFTYEHRRPTPPPEPWFPSKAAKQRFREIDRLASDLAGHETHHGVPPTRPPEAGFAPIAHAWAAGEDLAVLLDTDDELNAGDFVRNIKQLMDLLRQIAVVAPDPTTARSARQAADSIHRGVVALSGSVEVE, from the coding sequence GTGAGCGCGGCGGAGCGCACGTTCCAACTCGATCGCTTCCAACTCGACGCCATCGAACACCTCGACGCCGGGCGGTCGGTCATCGTCAGCGCGCCCACCGGCAGCGGCAAGACGGTCGTGGCGGAGCACGCGATCGATCGCGCCGTGAGCGAAGGGAAACGCGCCTTCTACACCACGCCGATCAAGGCGCTGTCCAACCAGAAGTACCGCGATCTCGCCCAGAGGATCGGCACCTCGCGGGTCGGCCTGCTCACCGGCGACAACGCGATCAATCCCGACGCCGACGTCGTGGTGATGACCACCGAAGTCCTGCGCAACATGCTCTACGAGGGTCGCAATCTCGACGAGCTGGCGTTCGTCGTGCTCGACGAAGTGCACTATCTCGAGGACTCGTTCCGTGGCCCGGTGTGGGAGGAGGTCATCCTCCACCTTCCCGCGCACGTGGCGCTCGTGTGCCTCTCGGCCACAGTGTCGAACAGCGACGAGGTCGGCGGCTGGCTGGAGTCCGTACGCGGCCCGACCGGCATCGTCGTCGAGACCAAGCGACCCGTCGAGCTGACGAATCTCTACGCCGTGGGCGACCGACGCGGCGATCGCCTCCATGTGATCCCCACGCTCGTCGACGGTCGTCCCAACCCCGAGGGTGATCGTTTCGACCCCGATCTGCGGCGCGGTCGTGGGGACAACCGCAAGAAGAAGCGGCCACCCTGGCGCACGCCCACCCGTCTCGAGCTGCTCGACGAGCTCGAGGACAAGGACCTCCTGCCGGTCATCTGGTTCGTCTTCAGCCGCAAGGGCTGCGACGAGGCCGCGGCAACCGTGCGCCGGGCCGGTGTGCGCTTCACCGACAAGGACGAGGCCCGACGCATCCGCATCATCGCCGAAGACCGCCTGGCCGGCCTCGACCCCGGCGATCTCGCCCTGCTCGACACCGCCGGCTGGCTCGACCGCCTCGAACGGGGCATCGCCAGCCACCACGCCGGCCTCGTCCCGGCCTTCAAGGAAGCCGTCGAGATCTGCTTCGCCGAGGGTCTCGTGCGGGTCGTCTTCGCCACCGAGACGTTGGCCCTCGGGGTGAACCTGCCCGCCCGCAGCGTGGTGATCGACAAGTTGTCGAAGTTCACCGGCGAACACCACGAACTGCTCACGCCCGCCCAGTTCACCCAGCTCACGGGCCGGGCCGGGCGGCGAGGCATCGACGAGCGGGGCCACGCCATCGTGCCCTGGTCGCCGTTCACCCAGTTCGACCAGGTGTCGGCGCTGGCCGGGAGCAAGGCGTTCCGGCTCCGCTCCGCCTTCCAGCCCACCTACAACATGGCCGTCAACCTCCTGCAGCGGCTCGAGCCCGATGCGGCCCGCGCGTTGCTGGCCCGGAGTTTCGCCCAGTACCAGGCCGATGCCGGGGTCGCCCGCCTCGAGGCACGCCTGGTGCGCGAACGAGCCAAGCTCGAGAGCCTTCGCGCCGAGGTGGCCGCGGCGTTCGGCGACGAACCGGCCGACGAACCGGCGCAGTCCGACCCCGCCGCCATCGCCGACGCGGTGTCCCGGCTCCGGCCCGGCGATGTGGTGATCGACGACAACGGCGACCGCCTCGCCGTGCTCGGCGTGTCGTGGCGCAAGGGCGGACGGGCCCGGATGCGGCTCGTCACCCAGAGCGCCCACGAGATCCGGTGGGAGCTGGCCGAGCTCGACGAGGCGCCGCTCACGGTCGGCCACATCGATCTTCCCCAGCCGATGGCACCGGAACGCATCGACTACCGCCAGGAGGTCGCCACGCTGCTGCGTCGCGCCCGCGGCGGGGGAGGGGCGCGTCGCCAGCGCCGCACCCGACCCCGCAACGATCCCCGCGCCACCCTGACCCGGCTCGAGCAGGAGGTCGTCCATCTCGAGCGCAAAGCACGACGGGACAAGGGTTCGGTCGCTCGCCGCTTCGACGCGATCTGCGAGGTGCTGCGGTCCCGCGGCCACCTCGACGACTGGACCGTCACCCGCAGCGGCATCATGCTCGGCCGGGTCTACCACGAGTCCGACCTCCTCATCGCCGAGGCGATCGACGGCGGTCATCTCGACGGCTTGGAGCCGCCGGCACTCGCGTCGCTCGTCTCGTGTTTCACCTACGAGCACCGGCGCCCCACACCGCCGCCGGAACCCTGGTTCCCGTCGAAGGCGGCGAAACAACGCTTTCGCGAGATCGACCGGCTGGCGAGCGATCTCGCCGGCCACGAGACCCACCATGGCGTGCCCCCGACTCGACCACCCGAGGCTGGCTTCGCGCCGATCGCCCACGCCTGGGCGGCCGGCGAGGATCTCGCCGTGCTCCTCGACACCGACGACGAGTTGAACGCCGGCGACTTCGTGCGCAACATCAAGCAGCTGATGGATCTCCTCCGCCAGATCGCCGTCGTGGCACCCGACCCGACCACGGCCCGCTCGGCCCGCCAGGCCGCCGACTCGATCCATCGCGGGGTGGTCGCGTTGTCGGGCTCGGTGGAGGTGGAGTGA
- the lepB gene encoding signal peptidase I: MTDSGVPPSTPGDRGSSSSGPRPRVGAGDVNGANRSAARGAAEPNRPPSAVDFWRDEDEAEASAPFDVQTGIRTVMEWVAVAIGALVVALVIKAFLLQAFYIPSASMEPTLHEDDRVLVNKLSYRVGDVQRGDVIVFEKPEGAGGEIDDFIKRVVGLPGETVSFSDGSVFIDGERLTESYVEGAQSNPGPVIEGCDNAPALADTCQVPDGMVFVMGDNRLASQDSRYFGPIDQDSIVGRAFMKVWPLGDIGFL; this comes from the coding sequence GTGACCGACTCCGGCGTTCCTCCCTCGACCCCGGGTGACCGAGGCTCCTCTTCGTCCGGACCCCGTCCCCGGGTCGGTGCCGGTGATGTCAACGGGGCCAACAGGTCTGCGGCCCGCGGCGCTGCCGAGCCGAATCGGCCCCCGTCGGCGGTCGATTTCTGGCGTGACGAAGACGAGGCCGAGGCGAGCGCACCCTTCGACGTCCAGACCGGTATTCGCACCGTCATGGAGTGGGTCGCGGTCGCGATCGGGGCCCTCGTCGTCGCACTCGTGATCAAGGCGTTCCTGCTGCAGGCCTTCTACATCCCGTCGGCCTCGATGGAGCCGACCCTGCACGAGGACGACCGGGTCCTCGTGAACAAGCTGAGCTACCGCGTCGGCGACGTCCAACGCGGCGACGTCATCGTGTTCGAGAAGCCCGAAGGCGCCGGCGGCGAAATCGACGACTTCATCAAACGGGTGGTCGGCCTGCCCGGCGAGACGGTCTCGTTCAGTGACGGCAGCGTGTTCATCGACGGCGAACGGCTCACCGAGAGCTATGTCGAAGGGGCGCAGTCGAACCCGGGGCCGGTCATCGAGGGTTGCGACAACGCCCCGGCACTGGCCGACACCTGTCAGGTCCCCGACGGCATGGTGTTCGTGATGGGCGACAACCGTCTGGCGAGCCAGGACTCGCGCTATTTCGGCCCGATCGACCAGGATTCGATCGTGGGTCGGGCATTCATGAAGGTGTGGCCGCTCGGCGACATCGGTTTCCTCTGA
- a CDS encoding M20 family metallopeptidase — translation MDVTEAKQKVRAEIDRLTPTLLEVSHEIHAHPELNFEEHFAHDTLTGVLEDQGLGVERGAYDMPTAFDARVGGEGPTIAVCCEYDALPGIGHACGHNIIAAAGLGAGLAAATVADALGGRLAILGTPAEEGGGGKEFMIRRGAFDQIDAAMMVHPADHDLRWMQTIAIHTVDVEYEGRAAHAAAAPHKGLNALDAAVLGYNNVAALRQHIRPEERIHGVFTDAGEKPNIVPEHAAAQWYVRSGNMASLEPLKARVLACLEAGAAATGCTMTHQWNDPPFLDMIDNTPLLDLYCANAADVGRVVAEPNPMSIVAGSTDMGNVSYAVPAIHPMIKVAPEGCAIHTPDFAGHARSEAGDRAVIDGALAMALTIVDLWADAATMGAVRGAFPSTQ, via the coding sequence ATGGACGTCACCGAGGCCAAGCAGAAGGTTCGCGCCGAGATCGATCGGCTCACCCCGACCCTGCTCGAGGTCTCCCACGAGATCCATGCCCACCCCGAGCTGAACTTCGAGGAACACTTCGCCCACGACACGCTGACAGGGGTCCTCGAGGACCAGGGGCTCGGCGTCGAACGTGGCGCCTACGACATGCCCACCGCCTTCGACGCCCGCGTGGGCGGCGAAGGGCCGACGATCGCCGTCTGTTGCGAATACGACGCGCTCCCGGGCATCGGTCACGCCTGCGGCCACAACATCATCGCCGCGGCCGGCCTGGGTGCCGGCCTGGCCGCCGCCACGGTCGCCGACGCCCTCGGCGGGCGCCTGGCGATCCTCGGCACACCGGCCGAGGAGGGCGGCGGCGGCAAGGAGTTCATGATCCGGCGCGGCGCGTTCGACCAGATCGACGCGGCGATGATGGTCCACCCCGCCGACCACGACCTGCGCTGGATGCAGACGATCGCCATCCACACCGTCGATGTCGAGTACGAGGGCCGAGCCGCCCATGCGGCCGCCGCGCCCCACAAGGGTCTCAACGCCCTCGACGCGGCGGTGCTCGGCTACAACAACGTGGCCGCGCTGCGCCAGCACATCCGGCCCGAAGAACGCATCCACGGCGTGTTCACCGATGCCGGCGAGAAGCCCAACATCGTGCCCGAGCACGCGGCGGCACAGTGGTATGTGCGTTCCGGCAACATGGCGTCGCTCGAGCCCCTCAAGGCCCGGGTGCTGGCCTGCCTCGAGGCCGGGGCCGCGGCGACCGGCTGCACGATGACCCACCAGTGGAACGATCCGCCGTTCCTCGACATGATCGACAACACACCGCTGCTCGACCTCTACTGCGCCAACGCGGCCGACGTCGGTCGGGTCGTGGCGGAACCCAACCCGATGTCGATCGTCGCCGGCAGCACCGACATGGGCAACGTGTCCTACGCCGTTCCCGCCATCCATCCCATGATCAAGGTCGCGCCGGAGGGCTGCGCGATCCACACGCCCGACTTCGCCGGCCACGCCCGCAGCGAAGCCGGCGACCGCGCGGTGATCGATGGTGCACTCGCGATGGCCCTCACGATCGTCGATCTCTGGGCCGACGCAGCCACCATGGGAGCGGTCCGCGGTGCCTTCCCCTCGACGCAATAG
- a CDS encoding LysM peptidoglycan-binding domain-containing protein → MYPHSQIWRPLALAGALVAATTFATSTITVAPGDTLSELAEQHGVTVAELLEWNGLDDPDRVIAGSTLIVSAPDGAAPATAASGKHLVTAGDTLSAIAVRFSTSVRTLAAANDLADPDRIYVGQSLVLDASATPTTTAAPTTTHTVVTGDTLSTIAERYGVKTGVLAADNGISDPDRIVIGMVLTIGAPAPAAPPTTTTTTTPTTTPTTTPTTTPTTTPASSPTTTTTATPTTTEATPTTTTAAPPASSGTPRQADEVLLVPMFSRWAEVYAVPQDLLEAIAWKESNWSPTAVGSSGHMGIMQLSADTVALIEGGLLGRDMEPLEADDGIQMGARYLRYLLDRTDSERAAVAAWRQGLKSVQDNGISDNGGAYADAIEEIRRQRS, encoded by the coding sequence GTGTACCCGCACTCGCAAATCTGGCGCCCGTTGGCTCTGGCCGGCGCTCTCGTCGCCGCCACGACGTTCGCCACCTCGACCATCACGGTGGCCCCCGGCGACACCCTGTCCGAGCTCGCGGAGCAGCACGGCGTCACCGTGGCCGAGCTCCTCGAGTGGAACGGCCTCGACGACCCTGATCGGGTCATCGCCGGATCGACACTCATCGTGTCGGCCCCCGACGGCGCAGCGCCGGCCACCGCCGCGAGCGGCAAGCACCTGGTCACGGCCGGTGACACCCTCTCGGCGATCGCCGTCCGGTTCAGTACCTCGGTGCGCACCCTCGCGGCAGCCAACGATCTCGCCGACCCCGATCGGATCTATGTCGGCCAGTCGTTGGTGCTCGACGCGTCGGCGACCCCGACGACCACCGCGGCGCCGACGACCACCCACACGGTCGTGACCGGCGACACGCTCAGCACCATCGCCGAGCGCTACGGCGTGAAGACCGGTGTGCTCGCGGCCGACAACGGCATCAGCGACCCCGATCGCATCGTCATCGGCATGGTGCTCACGATCGGAGCGCCGGCACCTGCGGCGCCCCCCACGACGACCACCACGACGACCCCCACGACGACCCCGACCACGACCCCGACCACGACCCCGACGACGACCCCGGCTTCGAGCCCTACGACGACCACGACGGCGACGCCCACGACAACCGAAGCGACCCCGACCACCACGACGGCGGCGCCTCCTGCGTCATCGGGGACCCCGCGTCAGGCTGACGAGGTTCTGCTCGTGCCGATGTTCAGCCGATGGGCCGAGGTCTACGCCGTTCCCCAGGATCTCCTCGAGGCCATCGCCTGGAAGGAATCGAACTGGAGCCCGACCGCAGTGGGCTCGAGCGGCCACATGGGGATCATGCAGCTCAGCGCCGACACCGTCGCCCTGATCGAAGGCGGCCTCCTCGGACGGGACATGGAGCCGCTCGAGGCCGACGACGGCATCCAGATGGGCGCCCGCTACCTGCGCTACCTGCTCGACCGCACCGACAGCGAACGGGCCGCGGTCGCCGCCTGGCGCCAGGGACTGAAGAGCGTGCAGGACAACGGCATCAGCGACAATGGCGGGGCCTACGCCGACGCAATCGAGGAGATCCGCCGCCAGCGCAGCTGA
- a CDS encoding WYL domain-containing protein codes for MDKLERLLNLAAALLDADRPMTADELRDRIGGYPEAKASFRRTFERDKDDLRAMGLPLNVEPVPGTDPPLDGYRMRRADYSGHELRLEPDELAALHLATNLVRLDGADTGLRKLGGGAADTADEVGRVPFDDAVAVMIAAAADRKAVTFTYGDTARTVEPWRLSFTRGHWYLAGWDRTRDAERLYRVDRISSAVEMGDAAIQEVGTPNDPSDLRGWELGDGEPVRALVRIDAARAAHARHLLGPVEELPDGGVVAEMAVRNEQAFRSFVLSFLEHAEILEPPRLRDEMVAWLETFA; via the coding sequence ATGGACAAGCTCGAACGCCTCCTCAACCTCGCCGCCGCGCTGCTCGATGCCGACCGTCCAATGACGGCCGACGAACTCCGCGACCGCATCGGCGGCTATCCCGAGGCGAAGGCCTCGTTTCGTCGCACCTTCGAGCGCGACAAGGACGACTTGCGGGCCATGGGGCTGCCCCTGAACGTCGAGCCGGTGCCCGGCACCGATCCACCGCTCGACGGCTATCGCATGCGCCGGGCGGACTACTCCGGCCACGAACTGCGACTGGAACCGGACGAGCTCGCGGCCCTGCATCTGGCGACGAACCTGGTCCGCCTCGATGGGGCCGACACCGGTCTACGCAAGCTCGGTGGGGGAGCGGCCGACACAGCCGACGAGGTCGGTCGTGTCCCCTTCGACGATGCCGTGGCGGTCATGATCGCCGCCGCGGCCGACCGCAAGGCCGTCACGTTCACCTACGGCGACACGGCCCGCACCGTCGAACCGTGGCGGCTGTCGTTCACCCGCGGTCACTGGTATCTCGCCGGCTGGGATCGCACCCGCGATGCAGAGCGGCTCTATCGCGTCGACCGCATCAGCAGCGCCGTCGAGATGGGCGACGCGGCAATTCAGGAGGTCGGCACCCCGAACGACCCGAGTGACCTGCGCGGCTGGGAGTTGGGCGACGGCGAACCGGTGCGGGCGCTCGTCCGCATCGACGCGGCCCGGGCCGCTCATGCCCGCCACCTCCTCGGCCCGGTCGAGGAGCTGCCCGACGGGGGAGTCGTGGCCGAGATGGCCGTGCGCAACGAGCAAGCGTTTCGTTCCTTCGTGCTCAGCTTCCTCGAGCACGCGGAGATCCTCGAGCCGCCCCGTCTGCGCGACGAGATGGTCGCGTGGCTGGAGACCTTTGCATGA
- a CDS encoding FAD-dependent thymidylate synthase, with protein sequence MTVYIAEEFTADEADILRRYFTNLDQPVFALVNLPEVVKGALFARYSRSPLSLRRLFLQEFVGDLDIEGDQTIDATVGLRRAEELYDKVFFEYGDDSVAQLGGVHLACEQASNVLTKVLEWGRLMAYLEQSTRYIAYDQRLGGRYRYYRDPDILSSPLGTRYVADMDRIFDSYSGLVPQMQEFFKAITPKAGTDSDFAYRTAIKARALDAVRGMLPASSLSNLGIYGTGQAYEALLLRMRSHPLPESRAYADLMLTELRKVVPSFLKRVDLPDRGERTSAYLADTRDSMDAVVDHLFGDETGGVVADDVVDLVDFDPDGEVKVVAAMLYPHTSLSETTIEARVRTMSVEDRLDVIKAYVGHRENRRQRPGRAFERTDYRFDVLSDYGAFRDLQRHRMLTIDWQPLSPRHGFVMPEAVSAAGVEGEFRAAMERSASLHAALMETHPDQAAYAVSLAYRVRYSMQFNAREAMHMLELRTTPQGHEAYRRVCQRMHTAIAETAGHRALAEAMKFVDHSGEPALGRLDAERRAEERRRSRDLG encoded by the coding sequence ATGACGGTCTACATCGCCGAGGAGTTCACCGCCGACGAGGCCGACATCCTCCGCCGCTATTTCACGAACCTCGACCAGCCGGTCTTCGCCCTGGTGAATCTGCCCGAGGTCGTCAAGGGCGCGCTGTTCGCCCGCTACTCACGCTCGCCGCTCAGTCTGCGCCGCCTCTTCCTCCAGGAATTCGTGGGCGATCTCGACATCGAGGGTGACCAGACCATCGATGCCACGGTCGGACTGCGTCGGGCCGAGGAGCTCTACGACAAGGTCTTCTTCGAGTACGGCGACGACAGCGTGGCCCAGCTCGGGGGCGTACACCTGGCCTGTGAGCAGGCCAGCAACGTGCTCACGAAGGTGCTCGAGTGGGGCCGCCTCATGGCCTATCTCGAACAGAGCACCCGCTACATCGCCTACGACCAACGACTGGGCGGCCGCTACCGCTACTACCGCGATCCCGACATCCTGAGCAGCCCCCTTGGCACCCGCTACGTCGCCGACATGGACCGGATCTTCGACTCCTACTCGGGCCTGGTGCCGCAGATGCAGGAGTTCTTCAAGGCGATCACCCCCAAGGCCGGCACCGACAGCGACTTCGCATACCGCACCGCCATCAAGGCCCGCGCCCTCGACGCGGTGCGAGGCATGCTGCCCGCTTCGTCGCTGTCGAACCTCGGGATCTACGGCACCGGCCAGGCCTACGAGGCGCTGTTGCTGCGGATGCGGTCGCACCCGCTGCCCGAGAGCCGGGCCTATGCCGACCTGATGCTCACCGAGCTGCGCAAGGTCGTGCCGTCATTCCTCAAGCGCGTCGATCTCCCGGATCGCGGCGAGCGCACCAGCGCCTATCTCGCCGACACACGCGACTCGATGGACGCGGTCGTCGACCATCTCTTCGGCGACGAGACCGGCGGTGTCGTCGCCGACGACGTCGTGGACCTGGTCGACTTCGACCCCGACGGCGAGGTCAAGGTCGTCGCCGCCATGCTCTATCCCCACACATCGCTGTCGGAGACCACCATCGAAGCGCGTGTACGCACGATGTCGGTCGAGGACCGCCTCGACGTCATCAAGGCCTACGTCGGCCATCGGGAGAACCGCCGGCAACGACCCGGTCGGGCCTTCGAGCGCACCGACTATCGATTCGACGTGCTCTCCGACTATGGCGCCTTCCGGGATCTCCAGCGCCACCGGATGCTCACGATCGACTGGCAGCCGCTGTCGCCGCGCCACGGCTTCGTCATGCCCGAAGCGGTCAGCGCCGCCGGGGTCGAGGGCGAGTTCCGGGCCGCCATGGAACGCTCGGCGTCGCTGCACGCGGCGCTGATGGAGACGCACCCCGATCAGGCGGCCTACGCCGTCTCGCTGGCCTACCGAGTGCGCTACTCGATGCAGTTCAACGCCCGTGAGGCCATGCACATGCTCGAGTTGCGCACCACGCCGCAGGGACACGAGGCCTACCGCCGGGTGTGCCAGCGCATGCACACGGCCATCGCCGAAACCGCCGGGCATCGTGCCCTCGCCGAGGCGATGAAGTTCGTCGATCACTCCGGCGAGCCGGCGCTCGGCCGGCTCGATGCCGAACGCCGAGCCGAAGAACGTCGCCGCAGTCGCGACCTGGGCTGA
- a CDS encoding WYL domain-containing protein, with protein MSAKLTARERMTRLLAVIPWVVEQDGALLDDITARFDYPRKQLVDDLTQVVLFVGVHPFTPDSLIEVDITDDRVQIRYADWFSQPLRLTPEEGARLLTAGRTVLSMTADEGSSPLLRALAKLGMALGEGADSAVDVRLGNAPEATLGTLRQAVGRGTQVELDYYTYGRDELTTRRVDPARVFSDHGNWYLHGYCHRADDERVFRVDRIRDARPTDDAIVHPLEGGGASFTPGGDDPRVRLVLRPSATWVVEQYPTDMVTTLDDGRLDVVMAVTAVPWLERLLLRLGDDAEILDVDPPLEIGLAAAAAARILTRYRP; from the coding sequence ATGAGTGCCAAACTCACCGCTCGCGAACGGATGACCCGCCTGCTGGCGGTGATCCCGTGGGTCGTCGAACAGGACGGCGCCCTGCTCGACGACATCACCGCTCGTTTCGACTACCCCCGCAAGCAACTCGTCGATGACCTCACGCAGGTCGTGCTGTTCGTCGGTGTGCACCCCTTCACCCCCGACTCGCTGATCGAGGTGGACATCACCGACGACCGGGTGCAGATCCGCTACGCCGACTGGTTCTCCCAGCCGCTGCGCCTCACTCCCGAGGAGGGCGCCCGCCTCCTCACCGCCGGCCGCACGGTGCTGTCGATGACCGCCGACGAGGGCTCCAGCCCGCTGCTGCGGGCACTGGCGAAGCTCGGCATGGCGCTCGGCGAGGGCGCCGACAGCGCCGTCGACGTCCGCCTCGGCAACGCGCCCGAGGCGACCCTCGGCACACTCCGTCAAGCCGTCGGCCGTGGCACCCAGGTCGAACTCGATTACTACACCTACGGTCGCGACGAACTGACGACCCGGCGGGTCGATCCGGCTCGGGTCTTCAGCGACCACGGCAACTGGTATCTCCACGGCTACTGCCATCGCGCCGACGACGAACGGGTGTTTCGCGTCGACCGCATTCGCGACGCCCGGCCCACCGACGACGCGATCGTGCATCCGCTCGAGGGCGGCGGCGCATCGTTCACTCCGGGCGGCGACGACCCGCGTGTGCGCCTCGTCCTGCGACCGAGCGCCACGTGGGTGGTCGAGCAGTATCCGACCGACATGGTCACCACGCTCGACGACGGCCGACTCGACGTGGTGATGGCCGTCACGGCGGTGCCGTGGCTCGAACGTCTCCTGCTCCGACTCGGGGACGACGCGGAGATTCTCGACGTGGATCCGCCGCTCGAGATCGGGCTCGCGGCCGCCGCGGCTGCCCGCATCCTCACTCGCTATCGCCCCTGA
- the tatC gene encoding twin-arginine translocase subunit TatC, which yields MTDTEERPVTEARMSLIEHLTELRRRLVISFIAIGIGAVIGWLAYDWIVDQLLRPYCSIVETDEQCTVVARGPLEFFNVKLTIAGYSGVIMAMPVVLWQAWRFVAPGLYSHEKKYAIPFIASAVALFFLGAGLAYWSVPKALDWLISQGGDNFEALFAPEEYFGFIVKMMLAFGLGFEFPIALIFLQMLGLVENKTLRAGRQYAIVGIVALVAVITPSGDPFTLAVLSVPMYVFYEVAILFGRIRLRRAGGTSASA from the coding sequence GTGACCGACACCGAGGAGCGGCCCGTCACCGAGGCGAGGATGTCGCTCATCGAGCACCTGACCGAGCTGCGCCGCCGGCTGGTCATCTCGTTCATCGCCATCGGTATCGGGGCCGTCATCGGTTGGCTGGCCTACGACTGGATCGTCGATCAGCTGCTTCGGCCGTACTGCAGCATCGTGGAGACCGACGAACAGTGCACCGTCGTCGCCCGAGGGCCGCTCGAATTCTTCAACGTCAAGCTCACCATCGCCGGCTACAGCGGCGTGATCATGGCGATGCCCGTGGTGCTCTGGCAGGCCTGGCGCTTCGTCGCCCCCGGCCTCTACAGCCACGAGAAGAAGTACGCGATCCCCTTCATCGCCTCTGCCGTTGCGCTGTTCTTCCTCGGCGCCGGCCTGGCCTACTGGAGCGTGCCCAAGGCGCTCGACTGGCTCATCAGCCAGGGTGGTGACAACTTCGAAGCGCTTTTTGCTCCCGAGGAGTACTTCGGCTTCATCGTGAAGATGATGTTGGCGTTCGGCCTCGGGTTCGAGTTCCCGATCGCGCTGATCTTCCTGCAGATGCTCGGTCTGGTCGAGAACAAGACGCTGCGGGCCGGCCGTCAGTACGCCATCGTCGGCATCGTCGCGTTGGTGGCGGTGATCACCCCGAGCGGTGATCCGTTCACCCTGGCCGTCCTCTCGGTGCCGATGTACGTCTTCTACGAGGTGGCGATCCTGTTCGGACGCATCCGGCTACGGAGGGCCGGCGGCACGTCGGCGAGCGCGTGA
- the tatB gene encoding Sec-independent protein translocase protein TatB, producing MFSNIGGLEVLFVMLVALVVLGPTKLPEAARQVGKFVNEARRMSAGFQKEFREAVQDPIIEAEARARGSMEKAKSAVTEPFQALSEPVESAKPTPTPDPTTSPNEATSANEATPPDEGNGQ from the coding sequence ATGTTCTCCAACATCGGAGGCCTCGAGGTCCTGTTCGTGATGCTCGTCGCCCTGGTCGTGCTCGGACCGACCAAGTTGCCCGAAGCGGCCCGCCAGGTCGGCAAGTTCGTCAACGAAGCACGACGGATGTCGGCCGGCTTCCAGAAGGAGTTCCGCGAGGCGGTCCAGGATCCGATCATCGAAGCCGAGGCCCGCGCCCGAGGCTCGATGGAGAAGGCGAAGTCCGCGGTGACCGAGCCGTTCCAGGCGCTCAGCGAGCCGGTCGAATCCGCGAAGCCCACACCCACGCCGGATCCGACGACCTCGCCGAACGAGGCGACGTCCGCGAACGAGGCGACGCCCCCGGATGAGGGAAACGGGCAGTGA